DNA from Parageobacillus thermoglucosidasius:
AAGCGAAAACGTTTAAAGAAGCGACAAACGTTACCGGCATTGTATTGACCAAGCTCGATGGCACAGCGAAAGGCGGAATCGTGCTGGCGATCCGCAACGAGCTGCATATCCCGGTGAAATTTGTCGGGCTTGGCGAAAAAGTGGATGACTTGCAGCCATTTGATCCGGAGCAATACGTATACGGTTTGTTTGCCGATTTATTGGAAGAGAACAACGAGAAGTAAAATCGGGTAGAAGACAACTACCCGATTTTTTTGTAAAGATAAAATCTTGACATCACACATAAAAAAGGATACACTAATCATCTGTAAAGGTGTTTCACTTAACAAGTGAGGAGGGAGTTTCATGATCGAAAAAACGATGAGAATGAACTATTTATACGATTTTTATCAAGCGCTGCTGACGCCAAAACAGCGCAGCTATATGTCGCTTTATTATTTAGACGATTACTCCCTCGGCGAAATTGCAGAGCAGTATGAAGTCAGCCGCCAGGCTGTTTATGATAATATAAAACGAACGGAAGCGATGCTGGAAGAATATGAAAAAAAATTATCGCTCTTTCAGAAGTTCCAAAAGCGGAAACAGCTGATGAATGAACTGAAAGATTATGTTTTGCAGAAATATGGAAATGACCAACAGCTGTTTCATATTATTAAAGAGTTAGAAGAATTGGAATAAGGAGGTGAAAACAGATGGCGTTTGAAGGGTTGTCGGAACGTTTGCAAAGCGTCATGAGCAAAATCCGCGGAAAAGGAAAAGTGACAGAAGCGGATGTGAAAGAAATGATGCGCGAAGTTCGCCTTGCGCTTCTTGAGGCAGACGTCAATTTTAAGGTAGTCAAAGATTTTGTCAAACGGGTGAGCGAGCGCGCAGTCGGGCAGGAAGTGCTAAAAAGCTTAACGCCGGGGCAGCAAGTCATCAAAGTGGTGAAAGAAGAGCTGACCGAGCTGATGGGCGGAGAACAAAGCAAAATTGCCGTTGCCAGCCGCCCGCCGACCGTGATTATGATGGTTGGCCTGCAAGGCGCCGGAAAAACGACGACGACAGGAAAATTAGCGAATTTGCTGCGAAAACGGTATAACCGCAACCCGATGTTAGTCGCAGCCGATATTTACCGTCCGGCGGCGATAAAGCAGCTTGAAACGCTTGGCAAACAGCTGAATATGCCGGTTTTCTCTCTTGGCGATCAAGTCAGCCCTGTGGAAATTGCCAAGCAGGCAATCGAAAAAGCAAAGGAAGAACATTACGACTATGTGCTTATCGATACGGCCGGGCGCCTTCACATTGATGAAACGTTAATGGATGAATTAAAGCAAATGAAAGAAATCGCGAAACCGGACGAAATTTTCCTTGTTGTCGATGCGATGACAGGGCAAGACGCGGTAAACGTCGCGCAAAGTTTCCATGAACAGCTCGGCATTACTGGTGTCATTCTTACCAAACTCGATGGCGATACGCGCGGCGGGGCGGCACTTTCGATTCGGGCGGTTACCAACACGCCGATTAAATTCGTCGGAATGGGCGAAAAGCTTGACGCGCTCGAGCCGTTTCATCCGGAGCGCATGGCTTCGCGCATTTTAGGAATGGGCGATGTGCTTACACTTATTGAAAAAGCGCAGGCCGCCGTCGATGAAGAAAAAGCGAAAGAGCTTGAACAAAAAATGCGCACCGCCACGTTCACGCTCGATGATTTTTTAGAGCAGCTCGGGCAAGTGCGCAAACTCGGGCCGCTTGACGAAATTTTAAAAATGATCCCGGGTTTCCATAAAATCAAAGGCTTGAACAATTTGCAAATTGATGAAAAGCAAATTAGCCGCGTTGAAGCGATTATCCGCTCGATGACGAAAGAAGAAAAAATGCATCCGGAAATTATTAACGGCAGCCGGAAAAAGCGGATTGCCAAAGGAAGCGGGACTTCTGTCCAAGAAGTCAACCGGCTTCTCAAACAGTTCGATGAAATGAAAAAGATGATGAAAATGATGACAAATATGCCGAAAGGAAAGAAAAAGGGATTTAAATTCCCGTTTATGTAGAAGATGATGTGTTAAGAAAAAACACTTTACAAACTGCATGATTATTGTTAATATACTATCTTGTGTGAACTATTTACGGAGGTGCTTAAATAAAATGGCAGTAAGAATTCGTTTAAAACGCATGGGCGCGAAGAAAAAACCTTTCTATCGCATTGTAGTAGCGGACTCTCGTTCTCCGCGCGACGGACGTTTCATTGAAACAATCGGTACGTATAATCCTCTTACGGAGCCAGCGGAAATCAAAATCGACGAAGAACTCGCGCTGAAATGGCTGCAAAATGGCGCAAAACCGTCCGATACGGTCCGCAACCTTTTGTCCAAACAAGGCATTTTAGAGAAGTTTCATAACTTAAAATACGGCAAATAATGTCTGTGATGCACATGAAACCATTAATCGAAACGATCGTACAAGCGCTTGTCGATCATCCTGAATCGGTTTTGGTGACAAGCATCGAGGATGAACGGGCAATCACCTACAAATTGTCTGTGCACAAAGAAGACATTGGCAAGGTGATTGGCAAACAAGGCCGCACGATTCACGCGATTCGCACAGTCGTATATGCTGCGGCGGCGCGCCAGCCGAAACGCGTGATCGTGCAAGTGGATGAAAAAGGGTGAGGGCAGTTTTCCTCTCCCTTTTTCTATATTCGTTCTCGTTAGGAGTGACGTTATGAAAATTATCCAAACGATCGAAGTGCGGCAAATCGTCACCGAAAAAAGCAAGCAAGCGCTTCGTGAAGCATTTTTGGCACAAAAACAACAGCTGATGCGGGAATGCGAGCAGCTTCGTTTTGAGCAAAAACGTCTCGAAAAAACCGGAAAATATTCTTCTTCCCTTCTTAAGCAATATTTCTCCAAAGAAATGGATACAAGATTAGAGAAAATAAAACTTCTTGACTTCCAGCTCGAACAATTACATATTTTGCCGTTAGGCAGTGAGCTAAAAGAGCGGGAAGTGCAAGCGCTTATTGACGTCCAAGTCGGTGACAAATGGGAAAATGTCATTTCCCAGCGCGCCATTATTATTGAAGACGGCATTATCAAAGAAATCCGCTAAGAAGGGGTGGACAGAAAGAGAATGGAAAAGTGGTTTAATGTTGGAAAAATCGTGAATACGCACGGCATTCGCGGCGAAGTGCGCGTGATTTCCCGCACCGATTTTCCGGAGGAACGTTATAAAAAAGGAAATACGTTATATATTTTTATGGAAAAATCGCAAGAACCGATCGAAGTCATCGTCAAAAGCCACCGTGTTCATAAGTCATTCGATTTGCTTTCATTTGAAGGATATGACAACATCAACCTTGTCGAAAAATTTAAAGGCGCGATGCTGAAAGTTCCGGAAAGCCAACTTGGTGAGTTAAACGAAGGAGAATATTATTTCCATGAAATTATTGGCTGCACGGTTGTTACCGAAGAAGGAGAAACGGTCGGGACGGTGAGCGAAATTTTAACGCCGGGCGCCAACGACGTATGGGTGGTGAAACGGAATAACGGCAAAGAAGCCCTTATTCCGTATATAGAGGATATTGTGAAAAACGTCGATGTAGAAGCGAAAATCATTACTATCCGCCCGATGGAAGGGCTGCTTGAATGATGAAAATCGATATATTGACATTATTTCCTAATATGTTTACAGGTGTGTTCAGTGAGTCGATTTTAAAAAAAGCCCAAGAAAAGAAAGCTGTTTCGCTGAATGTGATTAATTTCCGCGATTTCGCCGATAACAAACATAAAACGGTCGATGATTATCCGTACGGCGGCGGGGCGGGAATGGTGCTAAAACCGCAGCCGATTTTTGACGCGGTTGCCCATGTGACAAAAGATTCTGAGCGACCGCGCATCATCTTGCTTTGCCCGCAAGGGGAGCGGTATACGCAGAAAAAAGCGGAAGAGCTGGCGAAAGAGGAGCACTTGGTGTTGATTTGCGGCCATTATGAAGGCTATGATGAACGGATTCGCGAATATTTAGTAACCGATGAAATTTCGATCGGGGATTACGTATTAACAGGCGGGGAATTAGGAGCGATGGTCATTGTCGACAGTGTCGTCCGGCTGCTTCCGGGCGTGCTTGGCAACGAAGCTTCCCCTGTGCATGACTCGTTTAGCTCCGGGTTGCTCGAGCATCCGCATTACACGCGCCCCGCTGATTTCCGCGGCATGAAAGTTCCTGATGTGCTTTTATCAGGGAATCACCGCCTTATCGAAGAATGGCGCGAAAAACAATCGTTAAAGCGGACGTTTTTGCGCCGCCCGGATTTGCTTGAAAACTACCCGCTGACAGAAAAGCAAAAACGATGGATCGAAGAGTGGAAAAAAGAAAAACAGTAGCTATTGCGCATGATACAAGTTTATGCTACTATATTCCTTGTGCAACTTAAGCGATTTGCTTAAGCGAGGAAAACGATGTTCCGCTGCAATGATGAAAAAGCATTGTCATGAACATCTGTTGGAAGGAGTGGAAAATGATGCATCATTTAATTCAAGAAATTACGAAAGAACAATTGCGGACAGATTTACCGGATTTCCGTCCTGGTGACACAGTGCGTGTTCATGTGAAAGTCATCGAAGGAAACCGCGAGCGCATCCAAGTGTTTGAAGGCGTCGTCATTAAACGTCGCGGCGCAGGGATTAGCGAAACATTCACGGTCCGCAAAGTGTCTTACGGTGTTGGCGTAGAGCGCACTTTCCCAGTGCATACACCGAAAATTGCGAAATTAGAAGTGGTTCGCCGCGGTAAAGTACGTCGCGCGAAATTGTATTATTTGCGCCAACTTCGCGGCAAAGCAGCACGCATTAAAGAAAACGTTCAATAATGAACATAGTGACCCGGGGAAAAGGAGCTTGATGGCAAGCTCCTTTTTTCACATCCCTTGTCGTTATGCCATAATAGCCAAAGATTAGGTGGGAGAATGATGGAAAAGAAAAAAAGTGAATTGCGGGAATGGTTAAAAGCAATCGTCATCGCCGTTTTGCTTGCGGGCGGCATTCGTTATTTTATTTTTGCGCCGATTATTGTGGACGGTCTGTCGATGATGCCGACTCTTCATAATCATGATCGGATGATCGTCAACAAGCTTTCTTACAAAATCGGCACACCGCAGCGGTTTGATATTATCGTCTTTCATGCCGAAGAAGGAAAAGACTATATTAAGCGGGTGATCGGTTTGCCGGGTGACCATATCGAATATAAAAACGATACGTTATATGTCAACGGTAAACCGTACGAAGAACCGTACTTGGACAAATATAAAAAACAAGTGGTGGATGGCCCGCTGACGGAACCGTTTACTTTGGAAGAAATCACTGGGCGAAAAACGGTGCCAAAAGGGTATTTGTTTGTTTTGGGCGACAATCGCCGCTTTAGCAAAGACAGCCGCCACATTGGGTTTATACCGATGGAGAAAGTCGTCGGAAAAGCCAGTATCGTTTATTGGCCGCTTTCTGACGCACGTTTTGTAAAATAACAGCAATAAGGTGATGCATATGACGATTCAATGGTTTCCAGGCCATATGGCGAAGGCAAAGCGCGAAGTGCAGGAAAAACTGAAACTGATCGATATCGTTTTTGAATTGCTCGATGCGCGCATTCCCATGTCGTCAAGAAATCCGATGATTAACGAAATTCTCGGAAACAAGCCTCGCATCGTTTTGTTAAACAAAGCGGATATGGCGGATGAAGCGGCCACGCAGCAATGGATTGCCTACTTCCAACAGCAGCAGTTGCGCGCATTAGCGATCGATGCGCAAACTGGCACAGGAATCAAACAAATTGTTGCGGTGTCCAAAGAGATGCTGAAAGACAAATTTGCGAAAATGGCAGCGAAAGGAATAAAAAACCCTCGCCCAATGCGCGCGCTTATTGTTGGGATTCCGAATGTCGGAAAATCGACGCTGATTAATCGCCTTGCCGGAAGAAATATAGCAAAAACAGGCGATAAACCGGGGGTCACGAAAGCGCAGCAGTGGATTAAAGTTGGCAAAGAAATGGAACTTCTTGATACGCCGGGAATTTTATGGCCGAAGTTTGAAGAGGAAGAAGTCGGGCTGAAGCTTGCCACCACCGGCGCCATTAAAGATACGATTTTAAATTTGCAAGATGTTGCTGTTTATGCGCTCAATTTTTTGAAACAGCATTATCCGGAACGGTTAAAGGAACGCTATTCGCTTGATGACATTCCGGAAGAAATCGCAGAACTGTTTGCTGCGATTGGCAGACGGCGCGGCTGTCTCGTCAGCGGTGGGGCAGTTGACTATGATAAAGTCGCGGAAATCGTGCTTCACGATATTCGTACAGAAAGATTAGGGAGAATTAGTTTTGAAACGCCATAAAAGCCCGCGAAATGAATCGGGCTTTATTTTTTTGCCGGGATGCCGATATAAATATTAAAGAGAGGGACAGAAGAAGTGAATCAATATACCGTCAAAGAGATACAGGCATTATTGCAACAAATCAACGATGAGCACGATCCGTTATTGCACGAGATTGCGCAAGATGAGCGAAAAAGCGTGCAGCGGCTTGTTGCGCGCTGGCATAAGCAAAAGCGGCAAGAAGAACAAGCGAAAAAACAATGGCAAGAAATGTCGCGCTATGAGCGGCAGCTGTTTGCACAAGGCATCAAGTACATAGCTGGCATTGATGAAGCAGGGCGCGGACCGCTTGCCGGCCCGGTTGTTGCCGCGGCGGTCATCCTGCCGAAAGACGCGTATATACCAGGGTTAAACGACTCGAAAAAACTGTCGGAAGCAAAGCGGGAAACGTTATTTCACATGATTCAATCGTGCGCGATTTCGATCGGC
Protein-coding regions in this window:
- a CDS encoding putative DNA-binding protein, encoding MIEKTMRMNYLYDFYQALLTPKQRSYMSLYYLDDYSLGEIAEQYEVSRQAVYDNIKRTEAMLEEYEKKLSLFQKFQKRKQLMNELKDYVLQKYGNDQQLFHIIKELEELE
- the ffh gene encoding signal recognition particle protein, which codes for MAFEGLSERLQSVMSKIRGKGKVTEADVKEMMREVRLALLEADVNFKVVKDFVKRVSERAVGQEVLKSLTPGQQVIKVVKEELTELMGGEQSKIAVASRPPTVIMMVGLQGAGKTTTTGKLANLLRKRYNRNPMLVAADIYRPAAIKQLETLGKQLNMPVFSLGDQVSPVEIAKQAIEKAKEEHYDYVLIDTAGRLHIDETLMDELKQMKEIAKPDEIFLVVDAMTGQDAVNVAQSFHEQLGITGVILTKLDGDTRGGAALSIRAVTNTPIKFVGMGEKLDALEPFHPERMASRILGMGDVLTLIEKAQAAVDEEKAKELEQKMRTATFTLDDFLEQLGQVRKLGPLDEILKMIPGFHKIKGLNNLQIDEKQISRVEAIIRSMTKEEKMHPEIINGSRKKRIAKGSGTSVQEVNRLLKQFDEMKKMMKMMTNMPKGKKKGFKFPFM
- the rpsP gene encoding 30S ribosomal protein S16, giving the protein MAVRIRLKRMGAKKKPFYRIVVADSRSPRDGRFIETIGTYNPLTEPAEIKIDEELALKWLQNGAKPSDTVRNLLSKQGILEKFHNLKYGK
- a CDS encoding KH domain-containing protein — its product is MKPLIETIVQALVDHPESVLVTSIEDERAITYKLSVHKEDIGKVIGKQGRTIHAIRTVVYAAAARQPKRVIVQVDEKG
- a CDS encoding YlqD family protein, producing the protein MKIIQTIEVRQIVTEKSKQALREAFLAQKQQLMRECEQLRFEQKRLEKTGKYSSSLLKQYFSKEMDTRLEKIKLLDFQLEQLHILPLGSELKEREVQALIDVQVGDKWENVISQRAIIIEDGIIKEIR
- the rimM gene encoding ribosome maturation factor RimM (Essential for efficient processing of 16S rRNA) encodes the protein MEKWFNVGKIVNTHGIRGEVRVISRTDFPEERYKKGNTLYIFMEKSQEPIEVIVKSHRVHKSFDLLSFEGYDNINLVEKFKGAMLKVPESQLGELNEGEYYFHEIIGCTVVTEEGETVGTVSEILTPGANDVWVVKRNNGKEALIPYIEDIVKNVDVEAKIITIRPMEGLLE
- the trmD gene encoding tRNA (guanosine(37)-N1)-methyltransferase TrmD produces the protein MKIDILTLFPNMFTGVFSESILKKAQEKKAVSLNVINFRDFADNKHKTVDDYPYGGGAGMVLKPQPIFDAVAHVTKDSERPRIILLCPQGERYTQKKAEELAKEEHLVLICGHYEGYDERIREYLVTDEISIGDYVLTGGELGAMVIVDSVVRLLPGVLGNEASPVHDSFSSGLLEHPHYTRPADFRGMKVPDVLLSGNHRLIEEWREKQSLKRTFLRRPDLLENYPLTEKQKRWIEEWKKEKQ
- the rplS gene encoding 50S ribosomal protein L19, coding for MHHLIQEITKEQLRTDLPDFRPGDTVRVHVKVIEGNRERIQVFEGVVIKRRGAGISETFTVRKVSYGVGVERTFPVHTPKIAKLEVVRRGKVRRAKLYYLRQLRGKAARIKENVQ
- the lepB gene encoding signal peptidase I; protein product: MEKKKSELREWLKAIVIAVLLAGGIRYFIFAPIIVDGLSMMPTLHNHDRMIVNKLSYKIGTPQRFDIIVFHAEEGKDYIKRVIGLPGDHIEYKNDTLYVNGKPYEEPYLDKYKKQVVDGPLTEPFTLEEITGRKTVPKGYLFVLGDNRRFSKDSRHIGFIPMEKVVGKASIVYWPLSDARFVK
- the ylqF gene encoding ribosome biogenesis GTPase YlqF gives rise to the protein MHMTIQWFPGHMAKAKREVQEKLKLIDIVFELLDARIPMSSRNPMINEILGNKPRIVLLNKADMADEAATQQWIAYFQQQQLRALAIDAQTGTGIKQIVAVSKEMLKDKFAKMAAKGIKNPRPMRALIVGIPNVGKSTLINRLAGRNIAKTGDKPGVTKAQQWIKVGKEMELLDTPGILWPKFEEEEVGLKLATTGAIKDTILNLQDVAVYALNFLKQHYPERLKERYSLDDIPEEIAELFAAIGRRRGCLVSGGAVDYDKVAEIVLHDIRTERLGRISFETP